One Flavobacterium sp. 90 DNA segment encodes these proteins:
- a CDS encoding DKNYY domain-containing protein, with the protein MNKYYFLVLSIILLSNLSCAQTPDSFSVIDPIVDTAFAIYPSAGYSAPLYIKNNNYVIFQKNASERKILKDADVESFRSPRFNEYGLFALDKNGVYYNGDFIATDTTGFKILAEIRNTEYLARPDLVWKTKYKLFKNNIEITEDIDIESFRSASNFSTLYFKDKNHLYYNFKKIKNADVNSLSETFEAIIYDKNYVYINGEIGLHNGDTLRSVNDYLMKTSKEVLTLTGRMLVPNIDAKTIRPLSRHYSIDKNFVYYDGEKTILTAKNPEKIKAWDQENSRFISDGKMIYAGTNYPFPEVDAKTFGMIPFSDWYFDKNGIYRREWNEKEGKSEFKKFPFVYTHKVTSKNTFLGQSYRYLIYENQAYDLSKKKMYKNLSQTQINAAKNAKTDIFNSTGKKLYEYQLYESDNKIYINSKETTADAETFERILNCYKDKNNVYTYYRSDKLIPIKGIDAQSVKPFFNFLADKDYIYSGANKVIKNKNVEILAVITGNRPGCGLDTTPSSDYYLLKNDDGYWLALISNVVNIKYLGNKPIEGTGNIGTLYTPPAIIAPGTIDENKIYNTVDLDVLPDYNGGMAARNKFVEKNFKAPKDEGERIQGKIYLYFIIEKDGTITNQKVLRDYGYGSGAEALRVLNKMPKWIPGQIKGKTVRSAYSTVFVIQK; encoded by the coding sequence ATGAATAAATATTACTTTTTAGTATTATCAATTATATTGCTTTCAAATTTAAGCTGTGCACAAACTCCGGATTCCTTTTCGGTAATAGATCCTATTGTTGATACTGCTTTTGCAATATATCCAAGTGCAGGTTATTCGGCTCCGCTTTATATCAAAAACAATAACTATGTAATTTTTCAAAAAAATGCGAGTGAACGAAAAATTCTAAAAGACGCAGATGTTGAATCTTTTAGATCTCCAAGATTCAATGAATATGGTCTTTTTGCTTTAGATAAAAATGGTGTTTATTATAATGGCGATTTTATAGCAACTGATACAACCGGATTTAAAATCCTGGCCGAAATCAGGAATACAGAATACCTTGCTCGCCCGGATTTAGTATGGAAAACAAAGTATAAACTTTTTAAAAACAATATCGAGATTACAGAAGATATTGATATCGAAAGTTTCAGATCTGCCAGTAATTTTTCAACGCTTTATTTTAAAGACAAAAATCATCTTTATTATAATTTTAAAAAGATAAAAAACGCCGATGTAAATTCACTTTCAGAAACTTTTGAAGCTATTATTTATGACAAAAACTATGTTTATATAAATGGCGAGATTGGACTGCATAATGGCGATACGCTTCGTTCTGTAAATGATTATTTAATGAAAACTTCAAAAGAAGTATTGACATTAACAGGCCGGATGCTTGTTCCAAATATTGATGCAAAAACCATTCGACCATTGTCCCGACATTATTCTATAGATAAGAATTTTGTGTATTATGATGGTGAAAAAACAATACTTACAGCAAAAAATCCAGAAAAAATAAAAGCTTGGGATCAGGAAAACAGCCGTTTTATTTCTGATGGAAAAATGATTTATGCGGGTACAAATTATCCATTTCCTGAAGTTGACGCTAAAACTTTTGGAATGATTCCGTTTTCAGATTGGTACTTTGATAAAAATGGAATTTATAGACGAGAATGGAACGAAAAAGAAGGAAAATCTGAGTTTAAGAAATTCCCTTTTGTTTATACACATAAAGTTACATCCAAAAATACTTTTCTTGGCCAATCCTATCGCTATTTGATATATGAAAATCAGGCTTATGATCTTTCTAAAAAGAAAATGTATAAAAATCTCTCTCAGACGCAAATCAATGCTGCAAAAAATGCTAAAACAGACATCTTCAATTCAACAGGAAAGAAACTTTACGAATATCAGTTGTATGAAAGTGATAATAAAATTTATATCAACAGCAAAGAAACAACCGCAGATGCTGAGACTTTTGAAAGAATTCTGAATTGTTATAAAGACAAAAATAATGTTTACACTTATTATAGAAGTGATAAGCTAATTCCTATAAAAGGTATTGATGCACAAAGCGTTAAGCCATTCTTTAATTTTCTGGCGGACAAAGATTATATCTACAGTGGCGCCAATAAAGTAATAAAAAATAAGAATGTCGAAATATTAGCAGTCATAACAGGAAACAGACCCGGTTGTGGTTTAGATACAACTCCTTCTTCTGATTATTATCTTCTAAAAAATGATGATGGATATTGGCTTGCTTTAATTTCAAATGTAGTTAATATTAAATATTTAGGCAATAAACCAATCGAAGGCACAGGAAATATTGGTACCCTATATACTCCTCCGGCAATAATCGCGCCCGGAACTATAGACGAAAACAAGATTTATAATACAGTAGACCTAGATGTATTGCCAGATTATAACGGAGGAATGGCTGCAAGAAATAAGTTTGTAGAGAAGAACTTTAAAGCACCAAAAGACGAAGGAGAAAGAATTCAAGGAAAAATTTATTTGTATTTTATAATCGAAAAAGACGGAACAATTACGAATCAAAAAGTACTGCGAGATTATGGTTATGGTTCCGGCGCAGAAGCTTTGAGAGTCCTGAATAAAATGCCAAAATGGATTCCGGGACAGATAAAAGGAAAAACGGTAAGGTCTGCTTATAGTACTGTATTTGTTATTCAGAAATAA